The Gigantopelta aegis isolate Gae_Host chromosome 3, Gae_host_genome, whole genome shotgun sequence genome segment ACTGAAACAGATACCGGTACGTGTGAAACATCAACTGGAACTTGAATAACAACTATAACTTATagtaaaacaaagaaaggaatgtttaacactacctcaaaacatttttaaactagcTGTTTAgtgtgtgcgagagagagagagagagagagagagagagagagagagagagagagagagagagagagagagagagagagagagagagatggagcaGAGACTGGAAACGCAAGATAGATAAAGGAAAGGcatatttgtttaacaccacatTTGCACATTTTGAACCATTTTAggatatttggtgtctaacacggttatttcaacacttggtcaaAAAACACCCTTCGATGTACCACACATGGGTCACTAGATATCAGTAGACTGTTTAAACTGGATTCAAGTGGACAGACAAAATACACAGATCGATTTCATTCTAAGCTACTGTCACTAAATGTGACTGCAATTGTCACTAACTGTGACTCTGCAATCAAGCCTGTTTACACAGAAATCCACATCACACAGATTCTACTGTATTGCCAATTGGATTTGTAACAGAAGTTCTGAGTCCTCACATCATACATGTTTATCAAATGTAATGAAATTTGTCCATGAAATTAGAAcaaaaagttcaagtttgtttcttatgaacattattatttaaaacaattactacAATAACAACACAATTTGAAGTAAAACACGTAGAAATATTACTTACAGCAATAGACATCAGTGTAGGGTGCCATGAAAAAAGgcctaaaaacacaaacaaaaaataaattaaaattaatatagatAAATTATCTTTTATTGTTAATCatttacttaatgttaattCCAAATTTCAGTATACACCTATATTTGAAGCTTTCTTTTGgtaaaataagataaaaactTAAAATCTGTAAACATCAAACCATGGACCAAATATCtaaaattgaataaaaaaatGGATCATCCCATCCCTAATctccatacatgtataatattaataataatattactatttattaGATGTTGAGATGGGCAGTATACCGTATATATCATTCGGTatcagtatcatgtcaatactgatGTACCAAGTCTCAAAATACTGAAATGTCGGTATTGATAACTGAAACATATTCCTACCATTATGTGTaacactataaaaaaaatttatccGATGACATTACTGTAGTAGTGTTGgcataaagtgctcctactgacagtatctagtgggaatttccctattagctcagttggtagagcgctggattCTCATCCTGAgtctgtggttcaaatccccttAGAGAAGGTTGAATCtttttgttacatttggagccgacaaagggactgggtgtgttcttaacacaagaatataattataacccAGTTAGGATCTGTAACAGTTCAATTGtccgtggcccacagctccagGACATAGCTTAACTtgaggggggagtatgtagtagtgttggcaTAAAGTGATTCTactagcagtagcagtagcttgtgggaatttccctattagctcagttggtagagcgctggattCTCATCCTGTGAGTCCATGGTTCAAATCCCCTCGGTGAAGGTTGctttttctgttacattacaGTAACCCAAACAAACTGACAATAAGAGACTGTGAGCATTATATTTCCAACAAATTTACAGAAAACGTgtacatgtaccggtatgtatGTCAATTATACCAAATACCATACCAATACCACTTGAGGTGAATCACCCAAAAAATACTGACTGCTATACCAAACCTGAaatactgcccagctctaaTTACATGCATGATGTTTCCATTATCAAATCACTGGAAAACCAATCCATCtatttttgaagaaaacattgtgatttaaaaaaatataccaaGAACAAAATGTGGATGTGCAGTGATATTATGGTAATATCTTATATTTGTGTAGGATTACCAGAAAAATGTCATTGACCTTAATTAAAGCTTGTTTTAACAAAACTGCTTaattaatcttttatatgcactttcccacagacagggcagtacgtACGAAGTATGTCGATCTCACCCCGTGTCGATCTCGCCCCGGGGTGAGTTcgccaggacttattttcatcgttaggcgaagttatcatacatattagacttgctagaagacatatattacaacatatattatagtatatatctactgtcattatcagcatgtttttgtgccaaaactacagggttataccacttatactactagttttgtgttgggacacgctgtggcgagatcgccatatttacttctgtgttgcatgtctgtttagcgaagtcgccagtacattataactcaacaatattcaagttacaagctgttttatgtttacttcattaagtaaatacatgtgcagtagtcatgttttgattttcttgttgtaaaatgtaatacattggtagtttacatttccgacgatttcacttgcaagccggggcgagatcgccaggatttttcttgtttatatttacagtttacagtttattataataaatacacgtaaagtacacatttatggtttgtttcatcatgtaatgtaacattttttaagtttacatttcttattatttcactttttcaggctgtggcgagatcgccaggattttctCAGTGTAGCATTTTTATGTTGGGTGAAGTTGTCACACGTTACTACGCAACTATTTGTCATAAGTGCACAGTTTAACGattatttgatatatactaaatactaaAGTATGCACTGAACCGACGAGGTACATTTATGATACATTATACCGGAGACACCAAGCGGGAGCAAGCACGGAGAAGTCTGGCTGCACTTCTCTCACCACGTTCGTACTCCTCCCAATACTTGAATGTCTTAGCCTGCATGTCGCGGTACTTCTTCTTCTGCATCCGCTTCAACTTTCCATCTGACACCAGTCGAACCTGGTTGCTGATGTGGATGGCTTCTTGGTGCAGCAGGGACACAAGCAGGTAGAGCTGGACTTGGGGACGACCTCGGTTGTTAAGTCTGAAATGCCATCCTTCAACGTCGTTGTTGATGCGTATACTCTGAAAGTATACGCTCCAGCTGTCTGGTGTCCATGTTGCATCCAGGATCCAGGTCGCTTCCAGGTATTCGACTAAAGTTGTCAGCTGGTCAGTTGATGCTTCTGCCTTCAACCCATCAAACACAGCTGGAATGTGTTGATGTCGAAGAAAAGGCAATGACATCAATTTCCTCAGATATCTGTGAGTGTCGTTGTCACTAAGGTAGGCTTGACGAAGACCAAGGTCTTGAAtctgtaaaatattaatgttcttTGGTTAGAGAtagcataattattatttcaaaaattaaacaaattttaaattcaaCAATCTGACCAtcaatttacacacacacacaatatatatacaataataatgatgatatattTACCTTTCTCCAGACAGCCTGTGTCCAGTGAAACGAACACCCCTTTATCTGTACGTCTGGGATCACGGACGCAGCAGCTCTCCACAAGGCTGATTCAAAGTCAATCACCAGACGTTGTACCCTCGGTGCCTGGGGCAACATCCCAATGATCGCCTCCAAAACAGCCTTGTAGTCCTTTTTGCGAAGTCCAGACATCAGGCAGAAAACAAGTGGTATCTGTTTTGCACAGTCTTCATGCCTGATGAAAGAATGTACGCTAAAGAGCTGCGTGAACGGTTCCTTCACAAGCTTGAAGGTACTGTCTGCGTACCAGCACGTGGATCTAGATAACAGCTGCAGCTGTTGATCTGTTGAAAAGATCAAATACCGTTTTCTTCCAGTAGTGACATCTCctttaaaagtaaattaataattaaaataaataaattaacaatgaacaaaaaataaatcaagtaaatcaataaaattatatcaacaTAAATAAACCGTCTATAATGGTTTAGTACTTGAAAGTAGTTAAAAAatagcaatttaaaaatattttaagggcTTATAGCTTCACGTACAAATAAAGGTTTTAATTGTTTGTCACCTTTTAAGAAGTTGTCTGGGATGAAATCCATTTTCAACTCGAATTCCAAGTCAGTTGGATTCTTCGGCCGGCTGGTCTGGCGACAGTAGTTTGCTGTGTGTACTAGATGATCGATCGTTGGCAGCGCTGGGCAGGGAGCCAGACCTAAATGTTCCTGGACTAGCTGATCAACGATACTCCCTGCTGATCTGAAGGGATCACTCTTCGCTGCCAACTTCATGTCTACAGTCATTTTCGCAACCACTACGCCTCCTATTTGCCGTACATGGCAGTGCATGTGCTCACCAGCCACAAACAGGTCAGCCTGCTGTCTAACCGATGCTCGACAATGCTTGACCTGTGCATTTCTAGTCGCACAACGCCACACAACGGTGCCATCTGAAATTATCCGAAATTAACAGtattactttaagtaaataataaGAAAGGTAGAAAGAACATCTGACtgattgttatattttaaaattactagtTAGCATTTAAATGTTTGCTATGCAGGTCGTTTCCCCaaatattgttactaataatgacaataataataataacatttttgttatattgGAATCGGAATTATATTTACCTACAAAACTTTTCACCGAAAGACGATAGtagcaataataaatataaataaaataaagtaatgacATGTAATGTACTAATAAAAGACAAATTCATACCCGAAAGTGTGTTTCTTTCGACGTAAGAATACCCGTCGCTGTCGAAGAGTTTATTTTTTCCTCTGATGGTTGCTGCTTTAACTACTGCAAAAGTGGTTGCAGTTTGTATAGCAACACATGCTGGTGGTGGTCGATCTTCGACGACGGAATCCTCTATGATGTCAAAAGGTCGGGTGGTATTGCCTCCAGTTGAAATTGATTTTCAACTACGTAAGTAGCctgtaaaaaatgtattacttgttaattaatatttccttgTGTGTAGGTCTGTTTATACGAGACAATTACTGAATACAGTAAACGTGAAAAAATAATTCTGCCACATATTgttgacctatttaatggccaAACAAACTATTacttgaaaatatattatacttttgaTTTGTCTTTTGGACGAATGAATAGTGCGTCACACCAATATAATCcaatgtatttcatttattgcgcgttgccataattaaaaaattaacttatatatataataaggcAAATAGTATGTCCGGCatcaattaattatttacatatacacatttGAGAGAAGAAATTATAATTACCTGAACCTCGGCAACGTCATCTCTAGAGACTTCCATGAGTTCATCATAGTAGTCGAGTTCTCGGGTGCTCTCAGCCGCAGGGGCACCGATGGTGTCTTCCTGGACTGAACACCTAACGCATGAATGTTGtcttgttcatatatttattataccaaaTTGAACATCAAAGTGTGCACTTATGACAAATAGTTGCGTAGTAACGTGTGACAACTTCACCCAACATAAAAATGCTACACTGagaaaatcctggcgatctcgccacagcctgaaaaagtgaaataataagaaatgtaaacttaaaaaatgttacattacatgatgaaacaaaccataaatgtgtactttacgtgtatttattataataaactgtaaactgtaaatataaacaagaaaaatcctggcgatctcgccccggcttgcaagtgaaatcgtcggaaatgtaaactaccaatgtattacattttacaacaagaaaatcaaaacatgactactgcacatgtatttacttaatgaagtaaacataaaacagcttgtaacttgaatattttgagttataatgtactggcgacttcgctaaacagacatgcaacacggaagtaaatatggcgatctcgccacagcgtgtcccaacacaaaactagtagtataagtggtataaccctgtagttttggcacaaaaacatATTGATAATGACAGttgatatatactataatatatgttgtaatatatgtcttctagcaagtctgatatgtatgataacttcgcctaacgatgaaaataagtcctggcgaactcgcccggggcgacttcgccagggcgagatcgacacggggcgagatcgccaggctccGTACGTACCATACCATAGTGATAGTCTtcgatatattaattttgtggtaatgtggggcactggctgggatgaaaTAACCAACTGAGACAAATCCCTCCCCATCATCAATGGTAGCTACTGATACATAGGCAACGTTTATCGTATAGATTTACAGGGATGTAAAGACAGCTATGAGCCTGCTGCTATGATTGGGGTGAGGGCAGGTGGGCGGGGGAGTGGGATAAATACAAACGACTTACTGGAGCCAGGTTGAGCGGTATATACAATAAAAGCTGTGAATAACACTGAGACAAAATGTGCCACCATCCTGGAAATGAAGCTAATGATTGGATATGTTGATTCTGTCTTCCCAGACTGGTTGTCGGAATCGGATATCATGTGCAAatcacaataaataaatgtctaTTTTATTATGAACGTGCACCAAATGTTTCCAAAATTAACTGTTCCCTGGTTATGCGTTACACCCTGCAGTGCTTTAAGCAAGCGTATCAATAAAGAAAAATGGTTTTAATAAGATTTCAACTATGACTACAAAACCGGAATCGTAAAACACCAGCAAAGGGGTCATATGATACAATTAGTGGTAGGGTCCTAGCATGGCGTTCTATGTGTTTAGGATCGATTTTCTTTCAGTGAACTAATTGAATTATTTTCCGTTCTATCCAATATTCCATGACTGGTGTTATTTTAGTAAATTCTTAAGTACGACTCAGTACGTACATACTAGTCTAAAAATAGTATTCAAGGACGATAATTATAAAGCGATGTctgttattaaatgtatattttttagtGAGTTTCACCCAAAAGCAGGACCAAAGATCACCTATCAGGTAATGTTGATATTTAATTGTAGTTCCTTATTAATAGTTTCGATCTAGTTCACTGAgagtgttattatttattatttaatattgtgCTAGTTGTTTCTTctagaatattaaatatttcctCCACTGTCTGGAGAACCATATGATTTTGTaaagtcatttgtttttaaagatgtCTACATTTTGAATTAACACCATACTGACAAAGATGTCAAGCTTATTCCCAGTATTTTACACCACTCAtaatgtagcccgagtactcttacAGTAAGaatccgtcccatcattctattaaaatgtttttgctaaataatttcagtttggtttgacataagaagaaaagtaaaagtgttttggaaataactaaaaaatactatttttgtgtgcaatttaccaATTAATTGTctatgaaataaataacttgtagtaaaagaaagaaatgttttatttaacgacgcactcaacacattttatttacggttatatggcgtcagacatatggttaaggacaacacagattttgagagaaaacccgctgtcgccactacatgagctactctttccgattagcagcaagggatcttttatttgcgcttcccacaggcaggatagcacaaaccatggcctttgttgaaccagatatgaatcactggtcggtgcaagtagtttacacctacccattgagccttgcggagcactcactcagggtttggagtcagtatctggattaaaaatcccatgcctcgactgggatccgaacctagtacctaccagcctgtagaccgatggcctaaccacaacgccaccaaggccggtaacttgtagtaaattccatagtatgaaaaaagccaatttctgtgggacggactataaatggccatttggacagttatcacatATCATTATTGTGTAATATCTGACTACCAAATGGTAGTTGaagattcccactctaatacaacaacaatccaatgtttgacattaaatacctttacatgaattattttttagttccttgataaaaaaaaatcacatattaatcattaataccCACACAACATGAAGAAACTTTTCAGCAACTACGTATTTAAGCTGAACATTATTGTTCTTGTAGTTTCCTGTAGTAGGTAGTTTGCTATATAATTGCTTGAAattgaatatattatatatcgttttaaatatgcatgtacatgtatgtatattttaggTGCCAGAAGACTTCATCATCAAATTTGAAAGCATTCAGATCTACATCATCACCAAACCTGAACTGAAGAACAGATTGATTACGATGTAAAGTTTAATTAACACCTAGTTGAAACAAACATACTATATTTAGTAGGACATGATTTAGAAATTGATATCTGTCTTGtatgcaggaaattgtgcagaGGATTTTAGGCTGACAAGCAAAGTCTTTATGGAGGAGTTAAATAATGCTTCCctgcaaaatatattaaataaaataaaatttccttGGATGGAGGGTGAGGGAGGGGGTTGGCTTGTAgaacattttactgaaaataaaacacccaTACTGCACCATAGCCACGGTTCAACGATGCATAAAAATTCTAATATAGTCCATGACAAAAAAAATGCCGCAAAGAAAAAAACCTCCATAGATTTACCAGTTgttgtgggcaattgcaggggtcaattattattttttaatggcaCAAACTATGGACAGTCCACTTAACTAATTATTCCTACAGTCTAAATGATGAAATGTATGTTATTCTCAGGTCGTGAAATGTTATTGTGTAGTTTCCAATAGTAACTTATATGTCAGCCCTCTACGTTAACTTTTCCCTCAAGAAGCCAGATGGCacctacttgtatttttatatagatagtatgaaatgttttactaCTTTTAGTCGccatttgaaaaaaattgttGCATATGCGGtcgcaatgtagagggctgtATGTCATGTGTTGATGTATATTCAGTTTTAAGAAATTGGCATGACcatcaaagtctgtttttaGCATAAAAGATTGAAATGAaggttacaaaaattattaaatatgaaattaaataatttgctgTTGTTAACCTCATCTTTCATCAAATGAATTgtcaaattaatatacatgtatcaaaatgGCTGATAACATGTATTTGTTAACAATGTGTGACTCCTTTTAACTTTCAGCAATGCTTTGGGATACAAGTTTGTTGGCTGCCCAGTGGTGATCGATGACGCTAAGTATGCGAGAAATGCCCTGATTTTCAATCTCTGTTTTGTCTTTGACAAAGACACACCCACCTGTAATTACGGACCTGTTGTTAAGAAATTAGCGGCTTATTTGACTCAGTTGGAGGtacttcaaaaacattttatttatttagccgtgatagaaataagcagaatttttcactagCCCACCACACAAGTTCATCTACAAATCTATTTGTCTGTAAATATAAGaagtggtttgttttattcaagtgcagTTTGTGGTGTTTTAGATTGTTCGAAATTAAATTGCTATGTCAATTTGACATGTCCACTGGATAACCATTGTCAGTCGCAGCCATTGAGGTATATTTGGCTTGGCTAGTATtttaacgtgttcatatacctttatggtttcgaacacaccTATCTCGAGTCTGGCATCCGATAAGAtcggggtctgactcgggacaggaaaGAGGTACATTTGACCTGTCTGTGCTGACTTTTAGTTGTCAGAAGaaaatggacaagtgcttatttcaaacactgcttagacccacttttaCAAATCATGTTGGTGTggtgattaagccatcagagCTGGTAGGTTCTTTGTTCATGTCCCAGTACTGGTTTCCAccaagagtgagttttaacagctcaacacgtaggtaggtgtaaggccacatttTTTTCTTGAAATCAAACCTTACATATCTAcatttttgtgtgtgatgttgGGGGATGGAGGTGGTAGGCTAATTTTTGCACAAATTAAATGACAATTCCTGAATCTGGATAAGAACATTTATTCTTATTTGCATTAATACCAAACAGTTACAGGGTTACAAAGGAATAagtatgcatttttacattgatTTCAACTAAAATTATGGGTAAAGTGATGAAAATACAAGGTGAAAAGATTTCAGGCCAGATGATTTTGCTCGCATATCTTCAGcatttttgccagaatttgaggattttacataaaacattacatattacataaaacACAATAAGGAGAATAGAAAttcttttaaatacatgtatatttaaactacACAAACTTATTACGTGTAGAGTTGTGTTATTTGGAATTAAAATAATTGCTTTTCATCTTAGAGGGATATTATCGatatataacagtcacaaatttagtataaactAGATATTCTATGCTGTACAATTTGTGACAgacaaatgttaataaatatcaTATTGTTGCAGCCAATAGGCCTATTGTGGATGAGGTGttcaattgttttatttctgtttcaGCTTGAAAGCGACTTCCTGAGTAACGACAATAAGAGACAACAGATTCCTAACTTCCTGAAGCAGGTTCTCACCGGACTCAACAAGAATGGACACTGCAGCATTCCTATGGGTATTccaattatctccctttgtatgatagtaacattaatgtttttgtaaccggcctcggtgggacattggttaggccatcagactataggctggtaggtatagggttcacaacccagtaccggctcccacccagagtgagttttaacgactcaatgagtaggtgtaagaccactacaccctcttctctctcactaaccactaaccaactaacaactaatccactatcctggacaggcagcccagatagctgaggtgtgtgcccaggactgcatgcttgaaccgtaattggatagcacgaaaataagttgaaatgaaatgtttttgttatagtAACATTGTTATGGGTATtctggttttttaaattttatgttaCAATAAAAATTTTGTGGGTATACTGTCTTCTGATGATGTTAATAgtatattaacaaaatgttgAGAAAATTCACTGGTTGAGAcagactttatttttaaaatagtaacATTCTTATGGGCATTCTGATAATCTCCTTTTTTTTAGTATCTTaacatttctatattttttccaaTTATCtgcttttttatatttaacattCCTACGAGTGTGAAGATTATCACTCTTTTTATAATACTAACATTCCTATGAATATTCTGATTATTTGACTTTATTGTAGGAACATTCTCATGAATATtccagttatctccctttttacCAGAGAAACATTCCTGTGGGTATTCTGATTATCTCTCTTTATAATctactaaaaaaaacaattcttgcattcatgtattgaaaaatatctgcaGTAAATGCTTGGCTTATTAAACCTTCCACTGTAAATAGTATATTatgctttttgttttttctaggTGAATCTTGCACCATCCATCTGAAAGTTGCTCCAACAATCTCACATCCTCCTCAAGTTCAGGACCATGACGTCCCCATCCTGGTGGATGACAAGGAGAAAGTCATGGAGTATCCCTGGGATCTTACAACACAGCAGGTAAAACACTGGATCTCACAACACAGCAGGTAAAACACTGGATGTCACAACACAGCAGGTAAAACACTGGATCTCACAGCACGGCAGGTAAAACACTGGATGTCACAACACAGCAGGTAAAACACCGGATCTCACAACACAGCAGGTAAAACACTGGATCTCACAACACGGCAGGTAAAACACTGGATCTCACAACACAGCAGGTAAAACACTGGATCTCACAACACGGCAGGTAAAACACTGGATCTCACAACACAGCAGGTAAAACACTGGATGTCACAACACGGCAGGTAAAACACTGGATCTCACAACACGGCAGGTAAAACACTGGATCTCACAACACAACAGGTAAAACactgtaaatgaaaacatttaatgtcatCTTGCGGTATTTGACTACAAcattgcaaaacattttttggtcttgttttaactttactttattataaagttttccaataaataaaattatcttgACTACACAAATTATTTGTATGGGCacatagtgcatggtataatctttacatttgaaaacaagacagaaattaattaatatttttggcGAGAATATGCTATCATGCAACATGGATAAAGCCTCTTTTGGTAATAACACTCGCTGTATTTCTgttggaaatgttttaaatgttttagaactattgaaattataatacaaatagtttattcttttgattttttctaaaaacaactcattgttttAGGTTCTACATTATGTTGATGGGTTTTCCCACATAGCCAAGATGGCGGCAGAGGCAGACGTAGAAATCAACCTGGTGAAGGCTTGCATCCAGAACCTTATGTGAGTAACATTATCTAATTTACTATATGTCTGTTAAGTGAGACATCTATTTACATAGCCACCCAAAAAAGTCCAGGAAAGTTAATGCCATTAGCACCGGTTTTCTGAGAGAATTTGCAATGCACCATATGTTACGCAAAATATTGGCTACAGTCCTGACTTTAGAGTCAGTGGCTCAAACATCTCTCGTTGGATTTTGTTGTGGATGTTGTACCTGATCATTGTCATGTGGGGCTATACTTAGTGGAGGTTGGGGTGGCAACTGCAAaagaaacataatttttattttaaaagtgaccttttttgtgtaaaaaaaaagtagttaactaagtattttgttttgatgactttgttatttgttttcagcCACTATCAAGTAGTTCAAATGGTCTCCATATTTCAGGTGAGTAGCTAGAACGTATTGAGATGGACAAATTAGCTTTTCTTACCTGTTATTGTtcagtgttttgtttattacattttaaaataatcgaAAAACCAAagctattatttattttcaacttCAAAGGCACTGACTCTTTATCATTAACTTCATTTTCGCATTTATCTTAGTTtgccacccaatagccgatgtatttttcatcctggggtattgttaaatattcattcattcttccttTCATTCTTTTCCATTAATTATTGTCAATTCTTATAACTTCTTGCTTAAATTACTGTGATGCATTAATTTTGGCACAGTATTTTCACCTGAaccattgttttgtttgcatatcagttacgcaactttaaattcATACAAATTGCCAGTTGATTACACGGTGAACTGTTAGTATGAcaaattctaaaataaaaaattgcaaAACTTCAGATCATAATGAAGTTCAGTGTAATGTAATCGATtaggttacacaaatataatgcACGTAACCAGTCAGTcagataactacatgtatagtctgtcccatcctcttacaaatatgttttttggaaataatttcagttttatttgacataagaagaaaagtaagtgttttgaaaataacaatttattaaaaattatttttgtatgcaatttagaaaacagtcggttcagaaataactaatttgtagtaaatttcataatatGAAAAAGGTGATCACTGTGACTATAGATAAAAATCAGATGAACCAGAggcataattttttaat includes the following:
- the LOC121367560 gene encoding uncharacterized protein LOC121367560: MHCHVRQIGGVVVAKMTVDMKLAAKSDPFRSAGSIVDQLVQEHLGLAPCPALPTIDHLVHTANYCRQTSRPKNPTDLEFELKMDFIPDNFLKGDVTTGRKRYLIFSTDQQLQLLSRSTCWYADSTFKLVKEPFTQLFSVHSFIRHEDCAKQIPLVFCLMSGLRKKDYKAVLEAIIGMLPQAPRVQRLVIDFESALWRAAASVIPDVQIKGCSFHWTQAVWRKIQDLGLRQAYLSDNDTHRYLRKLMSLPFLRHQHIPAVFDGLKAEASTDQLTTLVEYLEATWILDATWTPDSWSVYFQSIRINNDVEGWHFRLNNRGRPQVQLYLLVSLLHQEAIHISNQVRLVSDGKLKRMQKKKYRDMQAKTFKYWEEYERGERSAARLLRACSRLVSPV
- the LOC121367561 gene encoding GATOR complex protein NPRL2-like; translation: MSVIKCIFFSEFHPKAGPKITYQVPEDFIIKFESIQIYIITKPELKNRLITINALGYKFVGCPVVIDDAKYARNALIFNLCFVFDKDTPTCNYGPVVKKLAAYLTQLELESDFLSNDNKRQQIPNFLKQVLTGLNKNGHCSIPMGESCTIHLKVAPTISHPPQVQDHDVPILVDDKEKVMEYPWDLTTQQVLHYVDGFSHIAKMAAEADVEINLVKACIQNLIHYQVVQMVSIFQYSNMYTVTPKINRLAEDKSLQSECIQFVARKSHRLPLYRDVFMLYCSLSPGTTVKDLCSRYNPHALKIDERKLVQFGLMKGIIHRLHSYPIKLPSEVGTASLPPSYRWFNGCHSFDEICCKIGITHQDLEKIENDPNVVVCSK